The following are encoded together in the Strongyloides ratti genome assembly S_ratti_ED321, chromosome : 2 genome:
- a CDS encoding BTB/POZ-like domain and Potassium channel family and Potassium channel tetramerisation-type BTB domain and Potassium channel, voltage dependent, Kv family and Potassium channel, voltage dependent, Kv3 family and Ion transport domain and BTB/POZ fold domain and Voltage-dependent channel, four helix bundle domain-containing protein, translating into MSFRRSFRNLDRQSFKQPNKELDERGILMDSEYRVILNVGGIRHECYRHTLKKIPATRLSRLTTNLANYDPVLNEYFFDRHPGVFHMILNYYRTGKLHYPLDVCGPLFEEELKYWGLDANEVEPCCWMTYTQHRDTQDVLATLDKLDIDDETLNNKEELYKLFGWEDDYYNDNLSSWQKLKPKLWRIFDEPSSSRSAKIVAGISVFFLCAAILVFCLKTHPGLRVYDIGNITSTSYIPTIEENNNLQNVLSQSYINGFFEYKESDRNKRTSNSKDNTLFSKYQPGDYHLKVYEDGSVKIQQLRHQQHLKNYEQDYIPKRNTKYRTEAIGIDQKSSRPHSSFIIVELICNIWFTIEIVIRFLTCPSKTKYFKAPVNIIDMVATTTFYIDLLLTTFGATADLEFFSIIRIMRLFKLTQHSQGLKILMHTFKASAKELMLLVFFLVLGIVVFASLVYYAERVEVNPGNQFQSIPLGLWWAIVTMTTVGYGDMSPQTSMGRIVGSLCAIMGVLTIALPVPVIVSNFAMYYSHTQARAKMPKKRRGVLSIDQIKQNPMPPVRRNFQASKCNLDSNTPLMNKKNSINGSNSNLQNNGLSTHISNKLGAMNNVRM; encoded by the exons atgagttTTAGAAGAAGCTTCAGAAATTTGGATCGTCAATCATTCAAACAACCAAATAAAGAATTAGATGAAAG agGAATATTAATGGATAGCGAGTATCGTGTTATTCTTAATGTTGGTGGAATTCGGCACGAATGTTATAGgcatacattaaaaaaaataccagCTACAAGATTATCAAGATTAACAACAAATTTAGCTAATTATGATCCTGTTCTTAATGAATATTTCTTTGATAGACATCCAGGAGTCTTCCatatgattttaaattattatagaaCTGGAAAATTGCACTATCCTTTAGATGTTTGTGGTCCTTTGTTTGAGgaagaattaaaatattggGGTTTAGATGCTAATGAAGTTGAACCATGTTGTTGGATGACATATACACAACATAGAGATACACAAGATGTATTAGCAACATTAGATAAACTTGATATTGATGATGAGACACTTAATAATAag gaagaattatataaattatttggtTGGGAAGatgattattataatgataatttatcaaGTTGGCAAAAATTAAAACCAAAATTATGGAGAATTTTTGATGAACCATCATCTTCTCGTAGTGCTAAAATAGTAGCAGGAATTTCTGTATTTTTTCTTTGTGCAGCAATACTTGTTTTTTGCCTTAAAACTCATCCTGGGTTACGTGTTTATGATATTGGAAATATCACGAGTACAAGTTATATTCCAACAatagaagaaaataataatcttcAAAATGTTTTATCTCAATCTTACATTAATGGCTTCTTTGAATATAAAGAATCAgatagaaataaaagaacatcaaattcaaaagataatacacttttttcaaaatatcaACCTGGagattatcatttaaaagtttatgaGGATGGTTCTGTTAAAATTCAACAACTCAGGCATCAACAACATCTCAAAAATTATGAACAAGATTATATTCCAAAAAGAAACACTAAATATAGGACTGAGGCTATTGGTATTGATCAAAAAAGTTCTAGACCACATAgttcttttattattgtagaattaatttgtaatatttgGTTTACTATTGAAATTGTTATAAGATTTCTTACCTGCCCatcaaaaacaaaatattttaaggcACCAGTTAATATAATAGATATGGTTGCTACAACAACCTTTTATATAGATCTTCTTTTAACAACATTTGGAGCAACTGCTgatttagaatttttttcaattattagaattatgagattatttaaattaactcAACACTCGCAAGgtcttaaaattttaatgcaTACTTTCAAAGCTTCAGCCAAAGAATTGATGTTATTAGTTTTCTTTTTAGTTCTTGGAATTGTTGTTTTTGCATCATTAGTATATTATGCTGAAAGAGTTGAAGTAAATCCAGGAAATCAATTTCAAAGTATTCCATTAGGTTTATGGTG gGCTATTGTAACAATGACAACTGTAGG atATGGTGATATGTCTCCACAAACATCAATGGGAAGAATTGTTGGTAGTTTATGTGCTATAATGGGAGTTTTAACAATAGCATTACCTGTACCAGTTATTGTGTCTAATTTTGCTATGTACTATTCACATACTCAGGCACGTGCAAAAATGCCAAAGAAAAGGCGTGGTGTTTTAAGTATTGAccaaataaaacaaaatccTATGCCTCCTGTAAGAAGAAATTTTCAAGCATCAAAGTGTAATTTAGATTCTAATACACcattaatgaataaaaaaaattcaataaatggatcaaattcaaatttacaaaataatggTTTGTCAACACATATAAGTAATAAATTGGGAGCTATGAATAATGTAAGAATGTAA
- a CDS encoding Protein kinase domain and Serine/threonine-/dual specificity protein kinase, catalytic domain and Protein kinase-like domain-containing protein: MKVYESAFFRLYMSSENRDSLESEDSDSVSNLLPKINNLVNGEKNAYVVGRLISRGKFGGVYEVLRRKDGKKFALKLELLIYKNNCIHVEYKLLKLSLKNDLKRIPKLVDRGNIAGHFKFVVMDLLDQNLSELRHQFVELRFSTSTALRLALETLECIEEVHQNNFIHRDIKPSNFVIKKQNNKVYVYIIDFGLCKAYNREKFVQEYSNDPEKVDRKTTHFNGTIRYASLAAHNFQDQSPKDDIESWMYMIIEMMNGNLPWGTCVQNDKQQVLELKMKYRHQEHIGHLLKNCPKTEFFRIFDYLSKLNFLSQIDYSYIRGLLNLAIKNNNINIDEPYDWEEGSESWKASYKS; this comes from the exons ATGAAGGTCTATGAGTCGGCATTTTTTAGATTGTATATGAGTAGTGAAAATAGAGATTCATTAGAAAGTGAAGATTCAGACTCGGTATCAAATCTTCTaccaaaaattaataatctaGTAAATGGAGAAAAAAATGCATATGTAGTGGGTAGATTAATTTCACGAGGAAAATTTGGTGGTGTTTATGAg gtATTACGAAGAAAagatggaaaaaaatttgcATTAAAACTAGaattgttaatttataaaaataattgtattcATGTTGAATATAAGCTATTAAAGTTAAGTCTAAAAAATGATCTTAAAAGAATTCCTAAATTGGTAGATCGTGGAAATATTGCTGGACACTTTAAATTTGTTGTTATGGATTTGTTAGATCAAAATTTAAGTGAATTAAGACATCAATTTGTAGAATTACGTTTTTCTACATCAACAGCACTTCGATTAGCACTTGAAACGCTGGAATGTATAGAAGAAGTtcatcaaaataattttattcatcGTGATATTAAACCTagtaattttgttataaaaaaacaaaacaataaagtatatgtttatataatagATTTTGGTTTATGTAAAGCATATAATAGAGAAAAATTTGTCCAAGAATATTCTAATGATCCAGAAAAAGTTGATAGAAAAACTACTCATTTTAATGGTACAATTAGATATGCATCGCTAGCAGCACATAATTTTCAAGATCAATCACCTAAAGATGATATTGAATCATGGATGTACATGATTATTGAAATGATGAATGGAAATTTACCATGGGGTACATGTGTTCAAAATGACAAACAACAAGttttagaattaaaaatgaaatatcgACATCAGGAACATATTggacatttattaaaaaattgtccAAAAACAgaattttttagaatatttgattatttatcaaaattaaacttCTTATCACAAATTGATTACTCATATATAAGAGGACTATTAAATTTAGCTATTAAgaataacaatattaatattgaTGAACCCTATGATTGGGAAGAAGGTTCTGAATCATGGAAAGCTTCATAtaaatcttaa
- a CDS encoding Thrombospondin, type 1 repeat-containing protein — protein MLVHNLLALLLLYAILVIGEEIIVSNTTERPESLRTGKLNQFKGYYTPKPIPQNIQRLYASIWAGWSAWSFCVNNAQIRVRACNTVRGFSCLGPNQETKECSLDSKKLRGFNVNVNENNVNSDYDVIDPWEEDRKEAMKQLYADYETGNDLFKNKKNTLYTTIKPPIMLGEKIINVEKPIENISINFSNKQEINKNINTSKRYTTEIPSTTSPSNIVTSSFVEDTFTTDRIEDKRTTITINKGKKYNNQKQPELKPQVVYPISAFHHSYLENKPSYVVEPKIQIPNKNKVINKPERVFSFKSTRLLSSTTTTTLPPSTTTLYSTTKIIDVMDVIEPLPETTNIEETFVKSLVFPTKKIETPTNISPQPLLITEPTTISNKLLNNILTITQQTTIPPSFKPIFIKEGEVKGLGIRKLKIPKLSMVKGNKIEHDVNLNIINKHEGDVEEAQRDTENALQFMIQNMEKAVKKVNIKNPIKIKSIPANDHDLLFNEEYMKKNIEIRRKPVSTKMSPDSSIDPSSYDDLDEETKQLLEGTLTDDTNLSDPESIKEEIKKLNRLMKEVESDMIENDFTTTEPKIVDDSLRPLMSNKAKSLKLIPQDSGFLSDIKIPLPAVITQSEDSKGQPFQPQLGETRQAQWSDWKEWNECFCNKQVRTRTCIYDNAYHTSGCVGESYEKLTIHQ, from the exons ATGCTAGTACATAATTTATTAGCATTACTACTGTTATATGCTATTTTAGTTATTGGAGAAGAAATTATTGTATCAAATACTACAGAAAGACCAGAATCATTAAGAACCGGAAAATTAAATCAATTTAAGGGATACTATACACCTAAACCAATACCACAAAATATTCAAAGAt tgtaTGCTTCAATATGGGCAGGATGGTCTGCTTGGAGTTTCTGTGTTAATAATGCTCAAATTCGTGTACGAGCATGTAATACAGTTCGTGGATTTAGTTGTTTAGGACCTAATCAAGAAACTAAAGAATGTTCATTAGATTCTAAAAAATTACGAGGTTTCAATGTAAatgtaaatgaaaataatgttaattcTGATTATGATGTTATTGATCCATGGGAAGAGGATCGTAAAGAAGCTATGAAACAATTATATGCTGATTATGAAACTggaaatgatttatttaaaaataaaaaaaacactCTATATACAACTATTAAACCACCCATTATGTTAggagaaaaaattattaatgttgAGAAAcctattgaaaatataagtattaatttttcaaataaacaagaaattaataaaaatattaatacttCCAAAAGATATACAACAGAAATTCCTTCTACAACATCACCTTCAAATATTGTTACTTCTTCATTTGTAGAAGATACATTTACTACTGATAGAATAGAAGATAAAAGGACAACAATCACTATTAATAAaggtaaaaaatataataatcaaaaacaACCAGAATTGAAACCACAAGTTGTTTATCCAATAAGTGCTTTTCATCATTCATATCTAGAAAATAAACCGTCATATGTTGTGGAACCAAAGATACAAATACCTAACAAAAACAAAGTAATTAATAAACCAGAAAGAGTTTTTAGCTTTAAATCAACACGCCTATTATcatcaacaacaacaacaacattACCACCATCAACTACAACTTTATATTcaacaacaaaaattattgatgTAATGGATGTTATTGAACCATTACCAGAAACAACAAATATTGAAGAAACTTTTGTAAAATCTTTAGTTTTtccaacaaaaaaaatagaaacaCCTACTAATATAAGTCCACAACCATTATTAATAACTGAACCTACAACaataagtaataaattattaaataatatattaacaattaCCCAACAAACAACAATTCCTCCATCATTTAAacctatttttataaaagaaggTGAAGTTAAAGGATTAGgaattagaaaattaaaaattccaAAACTTTCAATGGTTAAAGGTAATAAAATTGAACATgatgttaatttaaatataataaataaacatgAGGGTGATGTAGAGGAGGCTCAACGTGATACAGAAAATGCTCTCCAATTTATGATACAAAATATGGAAAAAGCtgtaaaaaaagttaatattaaaaatccaataaaaataaaatctatTCCAGCAAATGACCATGAtttgttatttaatgaagagtacatgaaaaaaaatattgagaTTAGAAGAAAACCTGTTTCAACAAAAATGTCACCTGATTCATCTATTGATCCATCTTCTTATGATGATTTAGATGAAGAAACAAAACAATTATTAGAGGGAACTTTGACAGATGATACAAATTTAAGTGATCCTGAATCAAttaaagaagaaataaaaaaattaaatagatTAATGAAAGAAGTTGAAAGTGATATGATAGAGAATGATTTTACTACAACTGAACCTAAAATTGTTGATGATTCTTTAAGACCATTAATGTCTAATAAGGCAAAATCACTTAAATTAATTCCTCAAGATTCTGGTTTTTTAAGTGACATAAAAATTCCATTACCAGCTGTTATTACACAAAGTGAAGATTCTAAAGGACAACCATTTCAACCACAATTAGGTGAAACTCGTCAAGCACAATGGTCTGATTGGAAAGAATGGAATGAatgtttttgtaataaaCAAGTACGAACTCGTACATGTATTTATGATAATGCTTATCATACATCAGGTTGTGTTGGTGAATCATATGAAA aattaacTATTCATCAATGA
- a CDS encoding Neurotransmitter-gated ion-channel transmembrane domain and Neurotransmitter-gated ion-channel family and Neurotransmitter-gated ion-channel ligand-binding domain and Nicotinic acetylcholine-gated receptor, transmembrane domain-containing protein: protein MSAVVYMVEEWIDPSLSWNPSEFSNITYTWLPIDIIWVPDIIIFNMLEYVNLLENIRMPVKVYYDGKVVYSYPALYTVMCHIEIEKFPFDEQQCSFDIASWGYSEDKLLLNVSNKNYLKHYNANDEWALKKVYIEQTSYEHEGTVVSEAKYHIQVTRKPLHYVVSLVIPCYIVCALSIAGLYARFSSRRERQERFTLGVTSILSMAVLSLVVSEKVPHSSLHVPLLIKYFLFQILLVTFATILTWPILKFHREAFKQGGKIPPEWIFNILLMKWKVNGIREKYDDIKRQQKQLITQGWTSIARRLDYTFASLFLFLTTAPTIYILMSCAERLKAEDYGSLLYEIEKI, encoded by the exons ATGAGTGCTGTTGTTTATATGGTAGAGGAATGGATTGATCCATCACTTTCTTGGAATCCAAGtgaattttctaatattacTTATACCTGGTTACCAATAGATATTATTTGGGTTCctgatattattatttttaatat gcttgaatatgttaatttattagaaaatattagaatgccagtaaaagtttattatgaTGGAAAAGTTGTATATTCATATCCAGCATTGTATACCGTAATGTGTCATAtagaaatagaaaaatttccttTTGATGAACAACAATGTTCTTTtgat attgCTTCATGGGGATATTCAGAagataaattacttttaaatgtttctaataaaaattatttaaaacattacaATGCAAATGATGAATGGGCCTTAAAA aagGTTTATATTGAACAAACTTCATATGAACACGAAGGAACAGTTGTTTCAGAGGCAAAATATCATATTCAAGTGACAAGAAAACCATTACATTATGTTGTTTCATTAGTTATTCCTTGTTATATTGTTTGTGCTTTATCTATTGCTGGTTTGTATGCAAGATTTTCATCAAGAAGAGAAAGACAAGAAAGATTTACTCTTGGTGTTACATCAATATTATCAATGGCTGTACTTTCATTAGTTGTATCAGAAAAAGTTCCTCATAGTTCTTTACATGTTccattattgataaaatattttctttttcaaatattactTGTAACATTTGCAACAATTTTAACATGgccaatattaaaatttcatcGAGAAGCATTTAAACAAGGTGGTAAAATACCACCAGAAtggatttttaatatacttttaatgaAATGGAAAGTTAATGGAATAAGAGAAAAGTATGATGATATAAAAAGGCAACAGAAACAACTAATAACTCAAGGATGGACTTCAATAGCACGTCGTCTAGACTATACGTTTGCTagtttatttctttttttaacaacTGCTCctacaatttatattttgatgaGTTGTGCAGAACGTTTAAAAGCTGAAGATTATGGAAGTTTACTTtatgaaattgaaaaaatttaa
- a CDS encoding Nematode cuticle collagen, N-terminal domain and Collagen triple helix repeat-containing protein, with amino-acid sequence MTQVAPLDYPVKPKKSLRTVAFISVALATVSVLGCVIVLPLAYNNIQSIHSYMQNEVDFCKTRSRDMWREMVQMQISGGVQIPRKVKRQYDFGNDAKLPSAPPLPVNNEPNQPVGGSCCTCQVGPPGPPGPPGRDGRPGAPGRPGNPGPPGRDGVLLPGPPPKPPCQKCPPGPPGPPGPPGPKGLPGPQGDPGIPGRDGIPGLQGPQGPPGPQGPPGEAGEKGPVGDPGKVINGAPPGPPGPPGPPGPQGPPGPPGRDGQIGRPGPPGPPGDAGERGADGLPGPNGPPGERGPPGLNGSCDHCPTPRSGPGYQRKK; translated from the exons ATGACGCAAGTTGCACCATTAGACTATCCTGTAAAACCAAAAAAATCACTTCGAACAGTTGCTTTTATTTCTGTAGCACTAGCAACTGTCTCTGTTTTAGGTTGTGTTATTGTTCTTCCATTAGCTTACAATAATATTCAATCTATTCATTCATATATGCAAAATGAAGTAGATTTTTGTAAGACAAGATCTAGAGATATGTGGAGAGAGATGGTTCAAATGCAAATTTCTGGAGGTGTTCAAATACCAAGAAAAGTTAAGCGTCAATATGATTTTGGAAATGATGCTAAATTACCATCTGCACCACCATTACCTGTAAATAATGAACCTAATCAACCTGTTGGAGGAAGTTGTTGTACATGTCAAGTAGGACCACCAGGACCTCCAGGACCACCAGGAAGAGATGGAAGACCAGg agcACCAGGTAGACCAGGAAATCCAGGACCACCAGGTAGAGATGGTGTTTTATTACCAGGTCCACCACCAAAACCACCATGTCAAAAATGCCCACCTGGACCACCAGGGCCTCCTGGACCACCAGGACCAAAAGGATTACCTGGTCCTCAAGGAGATCCAGGAATCCCAGGACGTGATGGAATTCCAGGACTTCAAGGACCACAAGGACCTCCTGGACCTCAAGGTCCACCTGGAGAAGCAGGTGAAAAAGGTCCTGTTGGAGATCCGGGAAAAGTAATTAATGGTGCACCACCAGGACCACCTGGACCACCAGGACCTCCAGGACCTCAAGGGCCTCCTGGACCACCTGGTAGAGATGGCCAAATTGGAAGACCAGGACCACCAGGACCACCAGGAGATGCAGGAGAACGCGGTGCTGATGGATTACCAGGGCCAAATGGTCCACCTGGTGAAAGAGGTCCTCCAGGATTGAATGGATCTTGTGATCACTGTCCAACCCCTAGATCTGGTCCAGGAtatcaaagaaaaaaataa
- a CDS encoding Cysteine-rich repeat-containing protein has translation MFNKIGFLLFECLTLTILININSYQFGWSPLKVLLDSDSGIICPSGNKAYIHPILGDLQPCSQSLNFYNKSSCPGKGIVCERFPILVPGFQDFCCWENTTTKEEEIILNEKSSLPNIEEESKEVDDKTDINEVLLPVILRPKTKKTKKISTSVKIPKGGTFKKTKKSKKTTTTLPPTTTLTSMEITTTVQLPTTVKQNKVRRGPKCQNPEDSALIDFGNRLRDCYYQSCPRGYRCEINKDLRRYICCGKEASLFLPPGLPPLPSPVPIVPQSFRPNNGRINGIPYFDDEEQKKTYEDNINILDNLRKSNIRQSPRKLKKNGKQNYNDIDDEDNIEKNNRDLMEGIPLQNNCSDGELCESDSSHLIDNENPCIMNDCSSIIVTHRLPCNNCHGPLTR, from the exons atgtttaataaaatcggttttttattgtttgaatgtttaacattaacaatattaataaatatcaacTCTTATCAATTTGGTTGGAGTccattaaaagtattattagaTTCTGATTCAGGAATTATTTGTCCCTCAGGAAATAAAGCTTATATTCATCCAATTTTAGGAGATTTACAACCATGTAGTcaaagtttaaatttttataataaatcttCATGTCCAGGAAAAGGAATTGTTTGTGAAAGATTTCCAATACTTGTTCCAGGATTTCAAGATTTTTGTTGTTGGGAGAATACCACTACTAAAGAGGAAGAAATTATTCttaatgaaaaat cTTCATTACCAAATATTGAGGAAGAATCAAAAGAAGTTGATGATAAGACAGATATTAATGAAGTTTTATTACCTGTAATTCTTAGACCAAAGACaaagaaaacaaaaaaaatttctactTCAGTTAAAATACCTAAAGGAGGAACTTTTAAGaaaactaaaaaaagtaaaaaaactACCACAACATTACCTCCAACAACTACTTTAACAAGTATGGAAATTACCACAACAGTGCAATTACCAACAACAGTTAAACAGAATAAAGTACGACGTGGTCCAAAATGTCAGAATCCTGAAGATTCAGCATTAATTGATTTTGGTAATCGTTTACGTGATTGTTATTATCAATCATGTCCCAGAGGATATAGATGtgaaattaataaagatCTTAGAAGATATATATGTTGTGGAAAAGAAgcttcattatttttaccaCCTGGTTTACCACCATTACCTAGTCCTGTTCCAATTGTTCCTCAATCATTTAGACCAAACAATGGAAGAATAAATGGTATTCCATATTTTGATGATgaagaacaaaaaaaaacatatgaagataacattaatattttagataatttaagaaaatcTAATATAAGACAATCTccaagaaaattaaaaaaaaatggaaaacaaaattataatgatattgatgatgaagataatatagaaaaaaataatagagaTCTCATGGAAGGAATACCTTTACAAAATAACTGTTCTGATGGTGAACTTTGTGAAAGTGATTCTTCtcatttaattgataatgaaaatCCCTGTATTATGAATGATTGTTCTTCAATAATTGTAACTCATCGATTACCATGTAACAATTGCCATGGTCCACTAACAAGGTAa